Proteins from a genomic interval of Xiphias gladius isolate SHS-SW01 ecotype Sanya breed wild chromosome 23, ASM1685928v1, whole genome shotgun sequence:
- the atl3 gene encoding atlastin-3 has product MMGEPGPVQIVTVCKEDHSFELDTEALAQILLAPEVRDKHVVVLSVAGAFRKGKSFLLDFMLRYMYRKGDENWLGQDDEPLTGFSWRGGSEPETTGIQLWSEVFLVEKSDGTEVAVVLMDTQGAFDDQSTVKDCATIFALSTMTSSIQIYNLSQNIQEDDLQQLQLFTEYGRLAMDEIFQKPFQSLMFLIRDWSFPYEYTYGFKGGNEFLDKRLQVKEAQHEELQTVREHIHSCFNKISCFLLPHPGLKVATSPAFRGQLSDVAPEFTEQLQSLIPKLLHPDRLAEKEINGNKVTCRGLLEFFKAYIKIYQGEDLPQPKTMLMATAEANNLAAVATAKDQYYKNMEKVCGGDLPYVSPDSLEEKHQFYFQEALHAFLSTKKMGGQEFCDRYQAQLEKELDEMWQSFSKHNESKNLFSAFRTPAVLFVLVCLLYILSGVLLFVGLSTFAVVCDCTLGVAMMAMLTWAFIRYSGRYRTVGGAIDQAAGVVLEQATVVLNKSRGTSTGDQKKSS; this is encoded by the exons ATGATGGGTGAACCAGGTCCAGTGCAGATTGTCACAGTGTGTAAGGAGGATCACTCCTTTGAGTTGGACACGGAGGCTTTGGCTCAGATCCTGTTGGCTCCCGAGGTCCGAGACAAACATGTGGTGGTGCTCTCAGTGGCTGGAGCCTTCAGGAAGGGAAAGAGCTTCCTGCTGGATTTCATGCTCCGTTACATGTACAGAAAG GGGGATGAAAACTGGCTGGGTCAGGATGATGAGCCGCTCACTGGATTTTCTTGGAGAGGTGGTTCAGAACCAGAGACAACAGGCATCCAGCTGTGGAGTGAAGTTTTCCTCGTTGAAAAGAGCGATGGAACAGAG GTGGCAGTGGTGTTGATGGATACTCAGGGAGCATTTGATGATCAGTCCACCGTGAAGGACTGTGCCACCATCTTTGCCCTCAGCACCATGACCAGCTCAATACAG ATCTACAATCTGTCACAGAACATTCAAGAGGACGATCTGCAGCAGCTACAG CTGTTCACGGAGTATGGTCGCCTGGCTATGGACGAAATCTTTCAGAAACCCTTTCAA tctttgatgtttttaatcagGGATTGGAGCTTCCCCTATGAATACACCTACGGCTTTAAAGGAGGCAATGAATTCTTGGATAAACGGTTACAG GTTAAGGAGGCCCAGCATGAAGAGCTGCAGACAGTGAGGGAGCACATCCATTCATGCTTCAACAAAATTTCCTGCTTCTTGTTACCTCACCCTGGGTTGAAGGTTGCCACCAGCCCTGCATTTCGGGGGCAACTTAGCG ATGTGGCGCCAGAGTTcacagagcagctgcagagtCTGATTCCTAAACTGCTGCATCCAGATCGTCTGGCtgagaaagaaataaatggaaacaaagtCACCTGCAGGGGCCTGCTTGAGTTCTTCAAG GCTTACATCAAGATTTACCAGGGAGAAGACTTACCCCAGCCAAAGACTATGCTTATG GCTACGGCGGAGGCCAACAACCTGGCAGCTGTGGCAACAGCCAAAGATCAGTATTACAAGAACATGGAGAAG gTCTGTGGGGGAGACTTGCCCTATGTGTCTCCTGACTCTCTGGAGGAAAAGCATCAGTTTTACTTCCAAGAGGCACTTCACGCCTTCTTGTCCACTAAGAAGATGGGCGGACAGGAGTTTTGTGATCGTTACCAAGCACAGCTGGAGAAGGAGCTGGACGAAATGTGGCAGTCTTTCAGCAAACACAATGAG TCAAAAAATCTCTTCAGCGCTTTCCGGACACCTGCAGTGCTGTTTGTCCTGGTGTGCCTCCTCTACATACTGTCAGGCGTGCTGCTTTTTGTTGGCCTGTCTACCTTCGCCGTGGTGTGTGACTGCACTCTGGGCGTGGCCATGATGGCCATGCTGACATGGGCCTTCATCCGCTACTCTGGTCGGTACCGGACTGTAGGAGGAGCCATCGATCAGGCTGCTGGTGTCGTCCTCGAGCAG gcCACTGTGGTGTTGAACAAATCAAGAGGGACAAGCACTGGTGACCAGAAGAAATCCAGTTAG